The following proteins are co-located in the Triticum aestivum cultivar Chinese Spring chromosome 1A, IWGSC CS RefSeq v2.1, whole genome shotgun sequence genome:
- the LOC123116731 gene encoding MDIS1-interacting receptor like kinase 2 produces the protein MRAQSSLASAIQLIRSCSAMERHAQQGQASGRAAAWWGALLLFLLMSSSQLRGASSAPGEAEALVEWKSSLPRLAALASWDREAAANSTSAACSWHGVSCDVVGRVVSVDVSGAGLAGTLDALDLSSLPSLGSLNLSFNSLTGSFPSNVSAPLLGLRSVDLSNNSFSGPIPTMLPVYMPNLEHLNLSSNQFVGEIPASLAKLTKLQSLILGSNRLSGGIPPVLGSISGLRALELQSNPLGGAIPSSLGNLRSLERINVSLALLESTIPTGLSGCTNLTVVGLAGNKLSGKLPVSLAKLTKIQEFNVSKNMLTGTILPDYFTAWTQLTVFQADRNRFNGEIPTEIGMALRLEFLSLATNNLSGPIPSVTGRLTDLKLLDLSENELSGTIPRTMGNLTRLEVLRLYDNKLTGRLPAEFGNMTALQRLSISTNMLEGEFPAELARLPNLRGLIAFENLFSGAIPPGLGRNGLFSMVSMSDNRFSGGLPPGLCKSAPRLRFLALDNNHLTGDVPACYSNFTKLERFRVAGNRLEGNLPEILGSQLPDLYYIDLSRNLFEGELPEHWAQFRSLSYLHLDVNKISGTIPPGYGVMSALRDLSLASNRLTGTIPPELGKLALLKLNLGHNMLSGRIPVTLGNIATMLLLDLSENDLHGGVPLELTELSSIWYLNLSGNSLTGEVPALLGKMGSLEKLDLSGNPGLCGDVAGLNSCTLNSTGGGSRRHKARLNLVIALAVAAALLASVAAVACVVVRRKGRTGEGEDMPETERTATARVSEMALQASIWGKDVEFSFGDILAATEHFNEAHCIGKGSFGSVYQADLPGGHSVAVKKLDASETDDAFRGISEKSFENEVRALTHVRHRNIVKLHGFCASSGCMYLVYERVERGSLTKVLYGGGDRSWERFDWPARVRAIRGLAHALAYLHHDCSPPMIHRDVSINNVLLDAEYETRLSDFGTARFLAPGRSNCTSMAGSYGYMAPELAYLRVTTKCDVYSFGVVAMEILMGKFPGELISSLYSLDEARGVGESALLLLKDVVDQRLDLPAGKSAGQLVFLFVVALSCVRTNPDARPTMRTVAQELSAQRRSTLDRPFAAISIGDLTILQV, from the exons ATGCGCGCGCAATCTAGCTTGGCATCCGCGATCCAACTCATCCGAAGCTGCTCAGCGATGGAGCGCCATGCCCAGCAAGGACAAGCGTCCGGGCGCGCCGCCGCATGGTGGGGCGCGCTCCTTCTCTTCCTGCTCATGTCGTCCTCACAGCTGCGCGGCGCGAGCTCCGCGCCGGGCGAAGCCGAGGCGCTCGTGGAATGGAAGAGCAGCCTGCCGCGTCTCGCCGCTCTCGCCTCGTGGGACCGGGAGGCCGCCGCCAACTCCACCTCCGCGGCGTGCTCGTGGCACGGCGTGTCGTGCGACGTCGTCGGCCGGGTCGTGAGCGTCGACGTGTCCGGCGCCGGCCTCGCGGGCACGCTCGACGCCCTGGACCTCTCGTCGCTGCCCAGCCTCGGCAGCCTCAACCTCAGCTTCAACTCGCTGACGGGATCGTTCCCGTCGAACGTGTCCGCGCCACTCCTCGGCCTCAGGTCTGTAGATTTGTCCAACAACAGCTTCTCGGGTCCGATTCCGACGATGCTGCCGGTGTACATGCCCAACCTCGAGCACCTCAACCTTTCGTCAAACCAGTTCGTGGGGGAGATACCGGCGTCCCTCGCCAAGTTGACCAAGCTTCAGAGCCTTATCCTCGGCTCCAACAGGCTTTCCGGCGGCATACCGCCGGTGCTCGGTTCCATCTCAGGGCTAAGAGCGCTCGAGCTGCAGAGCAACCCGCTGGGCGGCGCCATCCCCTCCTCTCTCGGCAACCTCCGTTCGCTGGAGCGCATCAATGTCAGCCTCGCTCTGCTGGAGTCAACCATTCCGACGGGGCTCAGCGGCTGCACCAACCTTACCGTCGTCGGCCTCGCCGGGAACAAGCTCTCCGGGAAGCTGCCGGTGTCGTTGGCCAAGCTGACGAAAATACAAGAGTTCAACGTGTCCAAGAACATGCTCACCGGGACGATCTTGCCGGACTACTTCACGGCCTGGACCCAGCTCACGGTGTTCCAGGCTGACAGAAACCGTTTCAACGGCGAGATCCCCACGGAGATCGGGATGGCGTTGAGGCTGGAGTTCCTCTCCCTCGCGACCAACAACCTCTCCGGCCCGATCCCGTCGGTCACCGGAAGGCTGACAGACCTGAAGCTGTTGGACCTTTCGGAGAATGAACTCTCCGGCACTATCCCACGGACAATGGGCAACCTCACCAGATTAGAGGTTCTTCGGCTGTATGACAACAAGCTCACCGGCCGGTTGCCGGCCGAGTTCGGGAACATGACGGCGCTCCAGAGGCTGTCCATAAGCACCAACATGCTCGAGGGCGAGTTTCCGGCCGAGCTCGCCCGCTTGCCAAACCTCCGTGGCCTGATCGCCTTCGAAAACCTCTTCTCCGGCGCCATCCCGCCGGGTCTTGGCCGGAACGGCTTGTTCTCCATGGTCAGCATGTCAGACAACAGGTTCTCCGGTGGGCTACCTCCGGGGCTGTGCAAGAGCGCGCCGCGCCTCCGGTTTCTCGCCTTGGACAACAACCACCTCACCGGCGACGTGCCCGCCTGCTACAGCAACTTTACGAAGCTCGAGCGCTTCCGCGTGGCAGGCAACCGGCTGGAAGGAAATTTGCCAGAGATCCTCGGGTCGCAGCTGCCGGATTTGTACTACATTGACCTGTCCAGGAACCTGTTTGAAGGCGAGCTCCCAGAGCACTGGGCTCAGTTCAGAAGCCTCTCATACCTGCACTTGGATGTCAACAAAATCAGCGGGACAATTCCTCCCGGTTACGGCGTCATGTCTGCATTGCGAGATCTGAGCCTCGCATCCAACCGTCTCACCGGCACGATCCCGCCTGAGCTCGGAAAATTAGCACTGCTTAAGCTGAATCTTGGTCACAACATGTTGTCTGGCCGAATCCCTGTGACACTAGGGAACATCGCCACGATGCTACTGCTGGACCTGTCCGAAAATGATCTCCACGGAGGCGTGCCGCTGGAGCTGACAGAGTTGAGCTCCATTTGGTACCTGAACCTGAGCGGCAACAGTCTCACCGGCGAGGTTCCAGCTCTGCTCGGCAAGATGGGCTCGCTGGAGAAGTTGGATCTCAGTGGCAACCCGGGTCTATGCGGCGACGTAGCTGGCCTGAATTCCTGCACCTTGAATTCTACCGGCGGCGGCTCTCGGCGGCACAAGGCAAGGCTGAACCTTGTCATAGCGCTCGCCGTTGCCGCTGCGCTGCTGGCCTCCGTCGCTGCCGTGGCATGCGTGGTGGTCCGCAGGAAGGGACGAACCGGCGAGGGCGAAGATATGCCCGAGACCGAGAGAACGGCGACGGCGAGAGTCAGCGAAATGGCTCTGCAGGCTTCGATATGGGGCAAGGATGTGGAGTTCTCCTTCGGTGACATCCTGGCCGCGACCGAGCACTTCAACGAGGCCCACTGCATAGGCAAAGGCAGCTTCGGGAGCGTGTACCAGGCCGACCTTCCAGGCGGCCACTCCGTCGCCGTCAAGAAGCTGGATGCGTCGGAGACAGACGACGCGTTTAGGGGCATCAGTGAGAAGAGCTTCGAGAACGAGGTGAGGGCACTGACGCACGTCCGCCACCGGAACATCGTCAAGCTCCACGGCTTCTGCGCCTCCAGCGGGTGCATGTACCTGGTCTATGAGCGCGTCGAGAGGGGCAGCCTCACCAAGGTGCTCTACGGAGGCGGCGACCGCAGCTGGGAAAGGTTCGACTGGCCGGCAAGGGTGCGCGCGATCAGGGGTCTGGCGCACGCGCTGGCCTACCTGCACCACGACTGCTCGCCGCCGATGATCCACCGCGACGTGTCCATCAACAACGTCCTGCTGGACGCCGAGTACGAGACCCGGTTGTCGGACTTCGGCACGGCCAGATTCCTCGCGCCCGGACGCTCCAACTGCACCAGCATGGCCGGCTCCTACGGCTACATGGCACCAG AGCTGGCGTACTTGAGGGTGACGACCAAAtgcgacgtgtacagcttcggcgtCGTGGCCATGGAGATCCTGATGGGCAAGTTCCCGGGCGAGCTCATAAGCTCATTGTACAGCTTGGACGAGGCGCGTGGCGTGGGCGAGTCGGCGCTCCTGCTGCTCAAGGACGTGGTGGACCAGAGGCTGGACCTTCCTGCCGGGAAATCGGCTGGGCAGCTGGTCTTCCTCTTTGTTGTGGCCTTGTCGTGCGTTCGGACGAACCCTGATGCCCGGCCGACCATGCGCACCGTCGCACAGGAGCTCTCTGCTCAACGGCGGTCTACCTTGGATAGGCCATTCGCTGCCATCAGCATCGGCGACCTCACAATTCTGCAGGTGTGA